Part of the Longimicrobium sp. genome is shown below.
CTTCCGCCGCTCGCAGGACGTGCCGCCGCACGTGGACGACATCCTGGCATCGAGTCCGAAGGTCGTGTGGATGCAGAGCGGCATCCGCCACGAGGAGTCGGCGCGGCGCCTGGCCGAGGCGGGGATCCGCGTGGTGCAGGACCGCTGCGCCATGGTCGAGCACCGCCGCTACGCCCACTGAGAACAGAAACAAAAGTCTCACGCAGAGCAGCAGAGGCAGCAGGGGACCACGGTGAGTTCTCCGCTGCCTCTGCTGCTCTGCGTGAGCCCCTGTTTTTTTCTTCTGCCGATTGAGATTGGTTCTCAAACATCCGTCGCAAGACGCGTCTGCGGAGGATCTAACTCGTAGCAGCGCAAATGCTTGTCTTGAGAGACGATACGCTGCCCGCCGCGCGAAAGCCGCCCGGCGGGCATTGCCGTTTGATTGGGGGGGTGCTATATGGGTGTGCTTCCGAGCGGGGTCAGTGAAATACGGGCTCCGCCGCGGGTGCAGGGGAGCCGCAGGCGGCCGGCGGGGACGGGACCCCGGCGGGCGCAGTGCGGCAACGGTTTTCTCCGTCAGGCACACATGAAGAGAGCCTTATCCACACTCGGCCTCGCGCTGCTCGCGATCGCCGCCGCGTCGTGCCGCGGATACTCGGCCGACGAGGGCGACGCCCCCGACCAGCCGATCGCCTTCTACCACAGCGTGCACGCGGGGCAGAACAACATCCCCTGCGCGTACTGCCACTACACCGCCGACCGCTCGCCGGACGCCGGCATTCCCCCCGTGCAGCTGTGCGTGGGGTGCCACGTGCCCGGCAGCAGCGCGCCCGGCGCGGTGGCCAGCCAGGCGTCGCTCGCCTACCCGACGGCGCAGCGCGACACCTTCTGGAACCGCCAGGCCAGCCTGCTGGTGGACTACTGGAAGCGCGGCCAGGCCATCCCCTGGGTGCGCATCCACAAGATCCCCGAGCACGCCAAGTTCCCGCACTACATGCACGTGAACGCCGGCCTCCAGTGCCAGACGTGCCACGGGCAGGTGCAGGAGATGAAGAAGGTGTGGCAGGTCAACTCGCTGCGCATGGGGTGGTGCATCGAGTGCCACCGCGGCGAGACGCCGCTCTCCGCCGTCGAGGAGGCCAGCGTGCGGGCGCGGTCGTCGTTCGTCCGCCGCGTGCGCGAGCTGCGCGCCGCGGGGAACGACGTGCGCGGCGTGCCCGCCACCCGCCCCAACCAGCGCGCCTCCACCGACTGCGTGGCGTGCCACTACTGATGACGATCCGAGCGCGACAGGACGGAGCGCCGGCGGCCGCGGCCGCGGCGGGCGCCCCCAGTGCCAGGAGCAAGCATGGCTGATGGAATGAAGAGACGCGACTTCCTGAAGGTCCTGGGCGTGTCCGGGGCCGGGGTCGCGACCGTCGGGTGCGGCACGCAGGCGGCGGACAGGCTCATCCCCTACGTGGTGCCGCCCGAAGACATCGTCCCCGGCACGGCCACCTTCTACGCCAGCACCTGCCGCGAATGCCCGGCCGGGTGCGGCATCCAGGTGGAGACGCACGAGGGGCGCGTCACCAAGATCGAGGGGAACCCCGGTCACCCGGTGTCGCACGGCAACACCTGCGCGCGCGGGCAGGCCTCGGTGCAGGGGCTCTATCACCCCGACCGCTACCAGGGCCCCATGCTCATCGAGAGCGACGTGGGCGGCACGCCGCGCAACGTCTCGTGGAGCGTGGCCGAGGAGCAGGTGGCGGCGCAGATCTACTCCGCGCCGCGCGGCTCCGTCGT
Proteins encoded:
- a CDS encoding cytochrome c3 family protein; the protein is MKRALSTLGLALLAIAAASCRGYSADEGDAPDQPIAFYHSVHAGQNNIPCAYCHYTADRSPDAGIPPVQLCVGCHVPGSSAPGAVASQASLAYPTAQRDTFWNRQASLLVDYWKRGQAIPWVRIHKIPEHAKFPHYMHVNAGLQCQTCHGQVQEMKKVWQVNSLRMGWCIECHRGETPLSAVEEASVRARSSFVRRVRELRAAGNDVRGVPATRPNQRASTDCVACHY